From Xenopus tropicalis strain Nigerian chromosome 3, UCB_Xtro_10.0, whole genome shotgun sequence, the proteins below share one genomic window:
- the snrpg gene encoding small nuclear ribonucleoprotein G: MSKAHPPELKKFMDKKLSLKLNGGRHVQGILRGFDPFMNLVIDECTEISGGGHQNTIGMVVIRGNSIIMLEALERV, encoded by the exons ATGAGCAAAGCGCACCCGCCCGAGCTGAAGAA GTTCATGGACAAGAAACTGTCTT tgAAGTTAAATGGTGGGAGACATGTCCAGGGGATTCTGCGTGGCTTTGATCCCTTCATGAACCTTGTAATAGATGAGTGCACAGAGATATCAGGGGGTGGCCACCAAAACACCATTGGAATGGTG GTAATTCGAGGGAACAGCATTATAATGCTGGAAGCTTTGGAGCGAGTTTAG